ATTACTTCAGCGCCAACTTTCTGAGCGTACTGCGGGCCGTTAATAAAACCGCCAGCAATTGAGGCGTGCGTACCGACTAACATATAGTTGGAAAAAAACTGTTACTTCTTAATATTGTGCTCTCTTAAGCATTGTAACACTTTCTCATTATTCAGGGAATTTTCTATATATTTACGATAACCATCACTCTGCAAATTATTCTGCGCTGTTTCATTATCGCGATAAGTATCGGATAATCTTTTGATTTCGGCCAATAGCTCTTCTTCTGTTACGCGAATGTTTTCTTTCGTTGCTATTTCTCGCATCACTAGCGCGGTCTTTACTCGTCTAATTGCGCCTTCAATAAAATCATGCTCCAGAGAATGCTCGTCTTTCTTGATACTAGATAAATAGTGTTCCCAAACCATTCCTTGTGCTTCAATTGAGTCTTGCAACTCATGAATCATTTTGTGCTGTTCGCTATGTACTAATATTTCTGGCAAATCGCCGAAAGACGTATGTTCAACAATTTTTTCTAGCATTTCAACTTCTGATCTTTGCTCCTCTTTAAAATCCTTTTCCGCTTGCATGTTTTCTTTCACCTTATCCCGCAACTCAGCTAAACTCTTTGCTCCAGCCACTTGTTGTGCGAAGTCATCATTTAATTCTAGCATTTCCCGACGGTAAACATTAATTACTTTAACAGTAAACTCTGCTGGTTGACCTGCTAACTCTTTTTTATAATACTCAGTAGGAAAATTAATCGTAAACTTCTTCTCTTGTCCAACGCTCATACCCACAATCTGCTCTTCAAAGCATGGGATCATTTGTTTGTTACCGACAACCAAAGGATACTTTTCCGCTTGACCATTCTCTAATGGTTGACCATTAACTATGGCGGAAAAATTAATCTCCGCCTTATCGCCCATTTCTACTGCTGATAATTTTATTACTTCTTTTGCTCTCATCTCTTGTAATTCTTTTAGTACTTTGTCTATTTCCTCGGCCTTCACCTCTACTTTCTTTTTTTCAATCTGTAAATCCTGATAGGCGCCAATTGTCACCTCTGGCAACAAAGCAACTTGGGCAGTAAAAATCAAATCATTGCCCGGTGCAAATTTACCAATATCTATTTTCGGTTGGCCAATGGTGTTAATTTTATTTTCCGTAATTGCCTGCCAATAATAAAAAGTAATAATATCATCCAGCGCCTCTTCATAAATTTTCATTTCGCCAAAGTTTTTAACTACTGTTTCGTAAGGTGCTTTGCCCGGACGAAAACCAGGAATCTTACCGTGCTCCGATAAATGAGTTGCTGCTTTTTTCA
The Candidatus Komeilibacteria bacterium CG_4_10_14_0_2_um_filter_37_10 genome window above contains:
- the tig gene encoding trigger factor, which codes for MMQVEQKKLEKSQLELTITITPIEMDKWVKKAATHLSEHGKIPGFRPGKAPYETVVKNFGEMKIYEEALDDIITFYYWQAITENKINTIGQPKIDIGKFAPGNDLIFTAQVALLPEVTIGAYQDLQIEKKKVEVKAEEIDKVLKELQEMRAKEVIKLSAVEMGDKAEINFSAIVNGQPLENGQAEKYPLVVGNKQMIPCFEEQIVGMSVGQEKKFTINFPTEYYKKELAGQPAEFTVKVINVYRREMLELNDDFAQQVAGAKSLAELRDKVKENMQAEKDFKEEQRSEVEMLEKIVEHTSFGDLPEILVHSEQHKMIHELQDSIEAQGMVWEHYLSSIKKDEHSLEHDFIEGAIRRVKTALVMREIATKENIRVTEEELLAEIKRLSDTYRDNETAQNNLQSDGYRKYIENSLNNEKVLQCLREHNIKK